Genomic segment of Cervus elaphus chromosome 15, mCerEla1.1, whole genome shotgun sequence:
cattcaatggggaaagaatgtTCTCTTCAACAGCTACCCACAAACCAATGAATGAAGTTGAATCTTCACCTCACAGCACATACAAACATTGACCTAAAATAGCTTTAAACAAAACAATGTAAGAACTAAAGctataaaaatcttagaagaCAGGAATAAATAATTCATAACTTTGGATATGTCAGTGGATTCTTAGATTGATACCAAAAGAacaagcaacaataacaaaaaatagataaactgaatttcttttttttttttttcttttttttttatttttggtgtttCCGCCCGGTTAAACTGAATTTCATCAAAACAAACTTGGATATCAAAGGACACTGtcaagacaacccacagaatgggagaaaacaccTGCAAATcatatttctgataaaaatttaGTATCCACAgtacataaagaactcttacaactcaacaggAAAAAGACAGCCTagttttttaaatgggcagaggATTTGAACAGACTTTCCCCCCAAAAGATAACAAAAATGACggacaaacatgaaaagatgttcagcatcactaatcatcaggtaAAGGCAACTTAAAACCacgagataccacttcacatctaGTGTGATGGCTGTAATCAGTGAGATGTGTTGGGGAGGATAAGGAAAAATTGAAAATCTTACATAtatattgctggtaggaatgtaaagtgATACAGTTGCTATGCAAAAATGGTGAATCTTCAAAAACTTAAAAGAGTTACTCTTTGACTCAACAATTAcatccaagagaaatgagaacacaTACCCACCCAAACTTATGCATGAATGAATGTTCATAGTGTTAATCATAATAACTCCAAAGTACAAACAACCCATATGTCCACAGatttgatgaatggatgaataaaatgtgatatagatacataatggaatattgttcagctataaacaaaaatgaagtattgatatatgctacaacatggatgaaccttgaaaacatggtAAGTGAAAAAACGTCAGACACAAAATATTAGTCATTTCCAAGGGAGGATGGGAGGGGAAATGGAAAATGCAGCTTAATAGTACAGGGTTTCTTTAGGGGGTGATGAAAATTTCTAGAATTAGGTGGTGGTGATTGCACAACACTGTGAACCCACTGAATCTGTAccattttaaatggttaaaatttagaattttacgTGAATTTTACTTTAGtcgaaaaaatttttctttagtcGAGAAAAATTTAACGTGCATACAAATCCCCTGGGCAGTCTCATTAAAATGTAGGTTATGGGCGGGGCCCCAAATTCAGCACTTTTGATAAGCTCCCAGATTACTCCTTTACTGTTCACCCATGGCCACATGCTGATTAACAAGGCTACTCAGAGGGCCCTTCCACTGTGCTGCCTTAAAATTCTGGGCTTCAGGGGCCTCACCTCTTGAACCCACCCCTGCCCTGTCCATCCCTGTAAATAAGAAGGGTGGAAGCGTGCAGATGGACTGGTGCTCCTACGTCTGAGTCTGCAGGGGTGTGAGCCTGAGGGCGTGGGAGCAGACGGAGAAGGGGCTgtggctcctgaggtcactgtcagCAGACACAGAGAGGACCAAAGGAGTAGGTTTTATTTTGCACAAAGCTGAGGAAGCCAGGCCAGAATGCCTGTTCTGTTCTCAGAGGAGAGCTGTTGTGTCACTGCCAGCTGCTGGGCGGCTCCAGCTCTGGTGCTCAAAAGTGATCTGAAAGAGAGGGGGCAACCTGGGGGGTGAGCGAACGGGTACTGACTgctgcctgccctcccctcccagtCTCCCAGGGACTTCTGTGGCGGGAACACAGGGCTCGAGGAGGAGGCAGCTGCTCCGCGTCAGGGTGGTGCTGAGAGTGGAACTCTTCCAGGTGCCCCTTCCTGATGCTGGGCTGCAGCAACCCCAGGGGTGTGGGCAGACAACTCTTGAGGGGGAGTTGGGGGGGATTCCTCCCAATTCTGTCCCAAGGAGAAGCTGGAGACTCCCTGGCTTGTCCAGGTTACACAGTGGAGTGGAGCAGTCGTCCCCACCCTGCTGCCCAGTTCCAGAGGCTGTCATCTCTGCTAGCCAAGCTGCTCACCATCTCCGTCTCCGAGGAGGTCGGGGATCGGGCTGAAGGGCCCCGGGGGCAAGTTCCAGGCCAGCTCCTCCAGCTGACCCAGCAGGCTTTTGACTTCTGCCTCCAGGTGCTCCACCGTCTTCTCCACCGTCTAGAGcaaggagagaaggcagaggacagTAGGGGAGTGGAAGACAAGAGTGAGGTCAGTCTTGCTTCATCAGCCACATCCTCCAGAGCCCGTGGCAGTCCAGTAGGGTGCAGTGGGAAGAGAACTAGGTGCCAGGGGACCTGGGTCCTCCTGGTTCAGGCTCTTCCCGCATCTGCCTCTCGGCTCCCAGATGACAAGATTTGAGGGGCTCACTCAAGGCCACTCCTGGTTCTGGCGCTCAGGGGTTTCGCTTAATCACTGGTTTGGAGGCAAGGATGGACTCTGGGATCCCTTTTCGTTTCAAGATGACACCACTGGGAGTTCACATTCCTTTTGTTGCCCCGCCCCCTGGTGGCGACTCTGCCAAATGACCGTTTTggcattttgaaattttctttattcGGGGTTCTTAACTTTTTTTGTAAATGAATCCCTTTAGTAGTCTGGTAAAAACTATAGATCCCCATTAGAAGACTGCTTTCATTGAGAAAACATATAGGATTTCCAAGGACATAAActgcattaaaatattaaagtatttaaTTTTGATATAGAACTTCCTAGCTCAAGTAACAGCAGGCCTAGCAACCACTGAATTTTTGCCACACTGATTAGAATAAATGATATGTTGAGATATTCACAGTGACTATAATGGGATGAAATTATCTGTGATTTCTATTGATGACAAAGTCAAGGTACAGTTGTTTTTTGTCTATAGTGGTTTATTGTCTATAGTGAATGAGAGTGCTAAACTTCAGCTAAAGGTTTGTGAAATAAAGTGCAGTTTTTCCCCCCATACAAGTTTATGGACCTTGGGTTACAAGCAGTGGCTGTATAACAAAACACAGCGACTGAATTTCCACCTTCTCATCTGGTGAATATGCAGAGATCTCTGGCTGGAGGCAAGCAAGTTCCCTGGGGAGGCAGGGTCTGTTGGGGGCTGGTCAGCCTAACAGTACAGGTAGGGCACGGAGATGTTTAACATGGTGGCCAGGGAGCAGGACTGGCCTAGATCGCCCCAATTTTCCAAAGCCAGATTGGCTTGAGCAGTCCAAAGCCACCAGCCTGGCAGATGGTCCCGAAGCTGCATGTCCCCCCAGGTCACCCTCATTACCTCCTCTATGACGTCCAGCCGACTGTGGACAGCCATGTATCTGTCACACCCTGTGCTCTGAGCTGAGTCTCCTCGGGAGGGGATGAAGGGTTCATCAGCTGTGGGAAAACAAGTCTTGTCAATGTGGGGCCCTCGGTTTCCCTGTAACATTAGAGTCTCCTACAAAGTACCTGGCTCAAAGGAGGTGAGTCCTGAAAGCAGcccaaagagaagcagagagggcCAGGGTGTGAGTGTACGGCTGCCCTACTCACTCATCTCTAGAGCCATGGTCACCTACAGACCCAAGTGGGCATCCTCAAGGAGATGTGGCCTGAACTGGGTAAGATAAGGAAGGAAAGGAATGTTTTAGCCAGAAAGAATGCATGTGCAAAGATAGACATGAGGTAGCATGGCTCAGTGCAGAAACCCTTGGGAGTCTGGAGTGGCTGGAAAGTACCGGGTGGGTGGGGATGAGACTGGAGAGGTGGATGGTGGAAGCAAAGCCGGGGCCTAATAAATCAATCATGATGTTTCGGGGGTTCTTTTAACAGGAGAGTCACGTAGtcatatatgaatttttaaaatatagagaatGAATTGGAGAGATTCATCTTTAAAGGCAGGAAGTATCGCAGTAATCGGCATAAGAACTGATGAAAGGAGGCAGCtgtaggaaaagaggaagaatatGTGTGGAGATATTTTAGAAATAGCATTATGTGCCACATGGTGTGCTCAACAAATACGTAAACTCAGCCAACCTCTACAACCAATTACTATCCACAGTTTACACATAAGGAAATTGAGAGGGGTGAAATGATAAGTCCAacatcacacagctaataagtagaAGCTCTGAGGTTCAACTTGTTCAACATCATTTTCCTCCCCACCGTTGACTCCTCCTTGATTCTTCCTGGCACCAGCAACCTTCACACCAGAAGTCTTACAGCCCGGTTTTGAGCGCAAGTTGCAGGGTTGGTGGCTCTGAGATGTTTTTAGGGCATCCAAGTTGGTTGGATCCTTGGAAAACCCAGACACTCAGGAAGGGGGACACTGCCCcagaaacaaagagaagccaCGCACTTTAAAGAGGATGAAACAGCATGGCCTAATGAGGCACTGCGGTCTAGCAAGATAAAGACCGAGACACAGACCAACAGAGAAGTTGATGCCGAATGCCATCCCAGCGCGTTTAGTGAAGAGG
This window contains:
- the PLAC9 gene encoding placenta-specific protein 9 → MRPLLCALAGLALLRAPGVFAADEPFIPSRGDSAQSTGCDRYMAVHSRLDVIEETVEKTVEHLEAEVKSLLGQLEELAWNLPPGPFSPIPDLLGDGDDHF